From a region of the Pleuronectes platessa chromosome 22, fPlePla1.1, whole genome shotgun sequence genome:
- the LOC128429173 gene encoding uncharacterized protein LOC128429173, translated as MVTRTAAEDELGRGFKEFFERRKMQKKLIKSGKALPSSPGDTTAGSDSIDLVTLFIVNQIAAKKQIKDLPKVAVLGSGRIGSRKHNNPLVLPMSPCSPSQLILVESQSQCSVQGTRQKSHAVPQGFNCRQLSPVLESAFSDNSASDYRQTVNNPLSPFSSTSKASSAQGMFPLKLNLRQRGQTQTQTPPPWDTSGLEQIKFQPFSHPRGMMDNMPWSCGSNPPLYQLETPTVEQVLFGSPEPDVTEARHEVNFSLNNQPEDKDPMMDFILNQSECEQQFEEDLFRGFVNEDNEKEAFHIGSLKSKIYLKNETPVKSSAPQTVPESQCMGMELSNSDVTNFSCPAHSGSMNDCGYLASFASSGCYLSSDSTDDEDYCPPCLQPSASSYVEQACCVDTSNQGSQVRPKQGHSQPQPLTPRINPQTNIRVDEKVQPLNQEVCKCQKPSGGTRDAGTQTVAIPTAEMCDTSTQYIFTADGASRQPVFSVHLPPVGLSMQHAATGRQTDNAAQPNTLSASTGNGGKNTPWSKKKPEADSPPGNNGKIFLKLPINCYPDFANATDARGEESEEDSDERERHETDHVMMTDLSESARELLRK; from the exons ATGGTGACACGTACAGCCGCTGAGGATGAACTGGGTCGGGGGTTCAAG GAGTTCTTCGAAAGGAGAAAAATGCAGAAGAAGCTAATAAAGTCAGGGAAAGCTCTGCCATCATCCCCTGGAGACACCACCGCTGGTTCAGACAGCATTGACCTGGTCACTCTGTTCATTGTCAACCAGATTGCTGCTAAAAAGCAAATTAAAG atcTTCCCAAAGTTGCAGTCCTCGGCAGCGGCAGGATAGGATCAAGAAAGCATAATAATCCCCTGGTTCTCCCGATGAGCCCCTGCTCTCCATCACAGCTCATTCTGGTCGAGAGCCAGTCACAGTGCAG tgTTCAAGGAACAAGACAGAAAAGTCATGCTGTTCCACAAGGCTTCAACTGTCGGCAG TTGTCACCAGTGCTAGAGTCAGCTTTCTCAGACAACAGTGCGTCTGACTACCGGCAGACCGTGAACAACCCCCTCAGCCCCTTCTCCTCCACTTCAAAAGCCTCTTCAGCCCAAG GAATGTTCCCGCTGAAGCTGAACCTTCGGCAGAGaggtcagacacagacacagacacctCCACCCTGGGACACTTCAGGCCTGGAGCAGATCAAG TTCCAGCCTTTCTCCCACCCCAGAGGTATGATGGACAACATGCCCTGGTCCTGTGGATCAAACCCTCCCCTCTACCAACTGGAGACACCAACAGTTGAGCAAGTCCTGTTTGGAAGTCCAGAACCAGA cgtCACAGAGGCAAGACACGAGGTCAACTTCTCCCTCAATAACCAACCAGAGGACAAGGATCCCATGATGGACTTCATACTGAACCAGTCAGAGTGCGAGCAGCAGTTTGAGGAGGACCTCTTCAGGGGCTTCGTTAATGAAGACAATGAAAAAGAAG CTTTTCATATTGGGAGCTTAAAATCAAAGATCTACCTAAAAAATGAAACACCAGTCAAATCCTCAGCACCACA AACTGTACCAGAATCACAGTGCATGGGAATGGAG cTCTCAAACTCTGATGTCACAAACTTTT CATGTCCTGCACACAGTGGCTCCATGAATGACTGTGGATATTTAGCAAGTTTCGCTTCTTCAGGATGTTACCTCAGTTCAGACTCTACTGAC GACGAAGATTACTGCCCACCATGTCTCCAGCCTTCTGCTTCTTCATATGTGGAACAAGCCTGTTGTGTAGACACCTCAAACCAGGGCTCACAGGTTAGACCGAAACAAGGTCACTCCCAGCCCCAGCCTCTTACTCCCCGCATAAATCcccaaacaaacatcagagttGACGAAAAAG TTCAACCTCTGAACCAAGAGGTTTGCAAGTGCCAAAAACCATCTGGCGGAACTCGAGATGCAGGAACTCAAACTGTCGCCATCCCCACTGCCGAGATGTGCGACACCTCCACTCAGTACATCTTCACTGCAGACGGTGCGTCCAGACAGCCTGTGTTCAGCGTGCACCTTCCACCTGTCGGCCTGTCGATGCAACATGCAGCCACAGGGAGGCAGACTGACAACGCTGCTCAGCCGAACACACTCTCAGCTTCAACAGGGAATGGAGGGAAGAATACGCCCTGGAGCAAGAAGAAACCCGAGGCTGATTCTCCACCAGGCAACAATGGGAAAATATTCCTGAAGCTACCCATCAACTGCTATCCAGATTTTGCGAACGCAACTGATGCCAGAG GTGAGGAGAGTGAAGAGGACAGCGATGAGAGGGAGCGACACGAAACGGACCATGTGATGATGACAGACCTCTCGGAGAGTGCGAGGGAGCTCCTCAGGAAATAG